The stretch of DNA TCAGGAATAAGCTGAGCGAAGATACATCGATTCACTGGCACGGCATGATCCTGCCGGCCAACATGGATGGCGTGCCTGGATTGAGCTTCCACGGCATCGCTCCCGATGGCATGTATGTATATAAGTTTCAGGTTAAACAAAACGGTACTTATTGGTACCACAGTCATTCAGGCCTACAAGAGCAGGTTGGTGTCTATGGCCCGTTGGTCATTGATGCTAAGGATCCCGAACCGTTCAGCTATGACCGCGACTATGTCGTCATGCTGACCGATTGGACCGATGAGGATCCCGCTCGAATCCTTTCTAAGCTCAAGAAGCAGTCAGATTATTACAACTTCCACAAGCGCACCGTCGGAGACTTCATTAACGACGTGAGCGAAGACGGCTGGGCCGCTACGATTGCGAATCGGAAAATGTGGGCTCAGATGAAGATGAGTCCCACCGACCTCGCCGACGTAAGCGGTTACACCTATACCTATCTAATGAACGGCCAAGCACCAGACGGGAACTGGACCGGTATCTTTAAGCCCGGCGAGAAGCTTCGCCTGCGGTTCATCAATGGCTCGGCCATGAGCTATTTCGATGTCCGCATTCCAGGGCTGAAGATGACTGTAGTCGCAGCCGATGGCCAATACGTCAACCCAGTTAGCGTCGATGAATTCCGCATTGCCACGGCAGAAACCTACGATGTGATTGTGGAGCCTGCTACCAAGGAGGCTTACACGATCTTCGCTCAATCGATGGACCGCACAGGGTACGCCCGAGGCACGCTGGCGATTGCCGAAGGGCTAAGCGCTGCTGTTCCAAAAACCGATCCTCGACCAATAATCACTATGGACGACATGGGAATGGATCACGGCAGCATGGGCGGTATGGCGGGCATGGACCATGGCGAGGGCATGCAGGGCGACATGAGTGGGATGGACCATAGCAACATGTCCAGCATGAACCACGGTGACATGCAAGGGATGGGCGGCATGGGCGCAATGGCCGGAATGGATCACAGCAAAATGGCTGGGATGTCTGGGATGGACCACTCTGCAATGGCCGGGGTGAGCGCAGCTATGCAATCGCACCCGCTCTCTGAGTCCAATAACCCGCTGGTGGACATGCAGACCATGAGCCCAACGCATAGGCTGAATGATCCAGGTATTGGCTTACGAGACAACGGCCGCCGAGTCCTGACCTATGGCGACTTGAGAAGCACTTTCCCGGATCCGGACGGCCGTGAGCCAAGTCGAACAATAGAACTCCATCTCACCGGCCACATGGAGAAGTTCTCCTGGTCATTTGACGGCATAGAGTTCTCTGATTCGGAACCCCTGCGGCTCAAATATGGAGAGCGGGTACGCATCACTTTGGTCAACGACACCATGATGACCCATCCAATTCACCTCCACGGTATGTGGAGTGATCTTGAAGATGAGAATGGGCAGTTCATGGTTCGCAAGCACACGATCGACATGCCTCCAGGTTCGAAGCGCAGCTACCGCGTAACAGCTGATGCGCTCGGTCGCTGGGCCTATCACTGTCACCTACTGCTTCACATGGAAATGGGCATGTTTCGTGAAGTCCGAGTGGATGAATAAGAGGAACCTTATATGGGAAATTCTATGAAGCGTAAAACTCTTATCGGCAGCGCTCTTATGTTTAGTTTGCTGGGCGTAATGAATATGTCAGCTGCGTTTGCAGAGCAAAAGCATGATCAGCACAAGCAATCATCGGCTTCATCGCAGAATCAAGGCAACAAGCCGGCATCT from Pseudomonas sp. DNDY-54 encodes:
- a CDS encoding copper resistance system multicopper oxidase, whose protein sequence is MQRKTSRRTFVKGLTAAGLLGGLGLWRAPVWAVSSPGQPSVLTGTEFDLLIGETPVNITGAARTAMTINGTIPGPLLRWREGDTVTLRVRNKLSEDTSIHWHGMILPANMDGVPGLSFHGIAPDGMYVYKFQVKQNGTYWYHSHSGLQEQVGVYGPLVIDAKDPEPFSYDRDYVVMLTDWTDEDPARILSKLKKQSDYYNFHKRTVGDFINDVSEDGWAATIANRKMWAQMKMSPTDLADVSGYTYTYLMNGQAPDGNWTGIFKPGEKLRLRFINGSAMSYFDVRIPGLKMTVVAADGQYVNPVSVDEFRIATAETYDVIVEPATKEAYTIFAQSMDRTGYARGTLAIAEGLSAAVPKTDPRPIITMDDMGMDHGSMGGMAGMDHGEGMQGDMSGMDHSNMSSMNHGDMQGMGGMGAMAGMDHSKMAGMSGMDHSAMAGVSAAMQSHPLSESNNPLVDMQTMSPTHRLNDPGIGLRDNGRRVLTYGDLRSTFPDPDGREPSRTIELHLTGHMEKFSWSFDGIEFSDSEPLRLKYGERVRITLVNDTMMTHPIHLHGMWSDLEDENGQFMVRKHTIDMPPGSKRSYRVTADALGRWAYHCHLLLHMEMGMFREVRVDE